Sequence from the Thermovirga sp. genome:
TCCTGGTCACCGGGCCGACATCGGCCTCGCCGCGGAAGACATGAAGCCTGCCCCGGTACTCGATCACACCGATAGGTGTTATCACCGCGGCGGTCCTGCTTCGTTTTCGCGTCCTAATCCACCTCGAAAAGCCGGATCGTCCCCGCTTTCGTCCTGCATCCTGCAGGCTTAAGGCCTTCGAAACAGCTCCGCCCGTAACGGAACACATCGGAGGCCGCGCTGACACAGATTTGGTTGTCCTCCACCAGTTGCCCCTCATCCCAAAGGCCGTTTTTCCACCTTGAGATGTACCTGAGGTCCGTCTTATGTACTGGAATTCCGAGTTTCCCCGTCGATGCCTACCGTCATTCTCGTTACCAGCCTCCGGGTATTCAAAGGAAACGGGTCGTTCTCCCCTGAAGCACTCGTGTAATACCCCTCAGGCCCTAAAAGCCCTGGTCCTGTAGGTAGGCTCTTTCCCTGGCTCCGTCCATGAGCAGTGCCCAGTTGACCACAGCCCTGGTGTGCTTTCCCGTGGCGACGGTACCCATATGATCCCAGGCCACGAGTTCGTAGTAGATCTTGTTGCCGCTGATACTGTACAGGGTTGCTTTGAAGTTGACTGTCGTACCTATGTAGGAAGGGGCCTCGTGGGAAATCTCGATGCTCTGCCCCACGGTGATGTATCCTTCAGGCAGGTATTTGTCGGTGGTCTCGATGGCCGCCCTTATGAAGGCCTTCACACAGGCCGAAGTTGCCAGTAACTGGTCGAGTTTGGGAGAGAAATTGCCGACAGATTCCTCGCTGGTTACCGTCACTTTAAATTCATGGGAAAAGCCCGGAGTGAGGTAATCGTTTAAATTGATCATGTCATACCCTCCTCCCGGATCCGCAGTCAATCTCCAGGTTTTTTCTTTTCCCGGTGAACGTAAACGCTGCAGGGAGAATGAGCGACCACCTTTGCCGCAACGCTCCCCAGGAAAAACCTCTCCAGGTTGCTCAGCCCCCGGTGCCCAATCATTATCATGGAGGCGTCCATCTTTTCCGCGAAAGTAACAATCTCATTGTAGGGATTCCCAAAGAGAATGTTGATGGACATCCTTTCCGGTTTGGACGCGTCGGACGCCTGGATCCTGTCAAGGACCAATTTCTCGAACTCCCCCTTGACTTCTTCCTCGGGCGGAGGCACTGACACGACCCGCCCACCGACGGATATCTCGCGAGAATCTTCCCAGTTGATAACGTGGAGGAACAGCAGTTCGGCATCCTTCTCTCTTTCGGCATAGTGCAGGGCGTAATCGAGGACCTCCTTGCTGACCTCGCTACCGTCGATCGCCACCACTACCCTTTTCATTTGGATCACCTCTCCCTTCTCTCGCCAAACCCGCGATGCTCCCTTGATCGAAATCGGGGTAATATCGAACCTCGCTTCTATTTTACCGCTTTATCCGGGATTATTGGAAGTAGATTCATGGTGAGATACCAACGGGGGTTCACGCGTGAAGGCCCGGGCCTGAACCTAGATCGAAAGACAGGATAAACCCCAGAGCAGGACCATACCAGTCACTATGGTAATCAAAATATTCCTCGTCACCAGCGCGACGATGAAGGCCACGAGGCCCGCCGTCAACCTCTTGGGGGACACTTCGAGTCCTGCCGGGTTCCCGGCATAGAAAACCGATGGTGCGATCAAGGCGGCGAGGACGGCCGGGGTGATGTACCGGAAGTACCTCTCAAGAAAAGGAGGTAGTTTCCGGTCGGGCACGAAGCATAGGAAAAGCCCCTTGATAATCAGAAGCGCGACGGCAAGCGAGCCGAAAAGGAGGTAGAATATCATGCCCATTCCTGCCCGTTTTTGGTCTTCCTTGAAAAGGCGCCGACTGCCATCCCGGAACCAATGCCGATGAAGATCGCCACCAAAAGACCCGACTGAAGGGGAAGGCGGGGTACGAACACCACCGAGGCCACTATGCCAGCCAGAACCGAAACCTGCCTGTCCCTTCCTCCCAGGTGGGGTATAAGTAAATACATGAAGGCCAGGGGTATGACGAAATCAAGCGATAGCCCCGCCGGGATGATGGCGCCCAGGATAAAACCGAGGAAGATGCCAGCCACCCATACCACAAAAACCGCCAGCGAGGAACCTAATAAGAACACAGGGATCGATCGGTTGCCGGGGTTGGTCTCCAGTTCAGTCATGGTGACCACGAAAGACTGGTCCGACAGGAAGAAGGCCGCTAGGAGGCGTTCGATGAATGATCTTTCTTCCAGGACACGGCGGAGTGAAAGGCTGTACATAGAATACCTGAGGTTCACCACCATGGCAGTAAGTAGGACGATCACAGCTGAGGCTCCAGCCCCATAGAGCTGGACGGCCGCCAACTGGGCAGTCCCCGCAATCATCGAGAGGGAAAAGAACGTTCCCTGGGCAGCATCCAGCCCCGCTTCCCTTGCAGCTACTCCCACCACCACGGCGAAGGGCACTAAACCAAGAAACAAGGGCACCGCGTTTTTCGCTCCCCGCAGGAATTCTCGTTTCGCACCGGCCATGAACATCTCTCTCCGATCTCTTTCCTGTGAAAAACACAAACGCCTGGAAAAAGCTCCAAGCCTTCGCTGGCTCCTGACATTATAACCAACACCAAGACAGATGCGCGCCACCCTTAGCTTGCTCTCGCAACCCGATTGAACCGCAGGGTCCCCGCCTTTGCTTCGAGCGAGCTAAACCGGCATTTCGCCCTGAAACAACGAACAGTTACAGTTTTTAGTAGTTTTTCATGCTATTCTTTTATTATGAACGAAAGACCTTTTCTACTCGATGCCACCAGCGAACTTAGAAAAAGATCGGCGGAACTGGCATACCTGCCGAACACCCCGAAGGTCAGGCGCGACTGGCTTTTCATCGCCGTGGAGACCTCCCAAACGGACGATTGGCTTCTCAGCGAATATGCCCATAAAAAAGGCCTGGGATTACAGGTGCCCTGGTGAGAGGGACGACCGCCGGCGGCTCGCTGAATCTCCTCTACAGGGCGTCTGCGCGCCCAATCATCGAGGCGCGTTTTATTGCCCGGTCCAACCGATTCAAGGTTATGGCTCAAACCAATCGTGAAGCGGTTGAAGCCTACCTTCCCAACCCGGGACGACTTTGGGAACTACTCCTCCCGGGAGCGAAACTGTTCCTCGAGAAGTCCGCGCAAACCGAAGGTCGACGAACCTCTTATACCATCATAGCCGTCGAAACCTCCCATGGCCCGGTGATGCTCCACACCCACCGAACCAACGACGCGGCCCAATGGCTCCTGGAACGGGGCTTGATCCCCGGTTGGGGCGAAACGAGGATCGTCCGCCGCGAAGTGACCTTCGGCGGGAGCCGTTTTGATTTCCTTCTTGAGGGACCCGAAGGGCTCTTCCCGGTAGAGGTAAAATCCTGCACCCTTTTCGGTGAGAAAATGGCCATGTTCCCCGATACGCCCTCGGAGAGGGCTACCCGCCATATTACCCACCTGGCTGAAATGGGAAGTCATGGTCCAAGGACGGGACTGCTGATCCTGGCTCACTCGCTTCGTCCTCGGTACTTCCTTCCCAACCTGCACACCGACCTGGATTTTGCCAAAGCTTTTCTTGAGGCCAGGAATGCCGTGGATATAAAACCCGTCCGTGTGGGCTGGAATAAGGATCTCTCCCTCGACGCCGGGGTATCACTATTGGAAATACCCTGGCCCATCCTTGAACGAAACGCCACCGACAGGGGAGGCTACATCCTGATACTGGAACTGGAGCAACCCACGCGGCTGACGATCGGCAAACTCGGAGAACTCGACTTCGAGGCGGGGTATTACTGCTATGTGGGTTCCGCGATGAAAAACCTAAAGGCCCGGATGGATCGTCACCGCAGAAGGCGCAAAAACCTCCACTGGCATGTGGACTATCTGCGTGAAGCCTCACGGTTCATCTCCTGCTTGCCGGTAAGATCCGCCGAGTCCGTTGAATGCGACTTGGCCCGCGCCGTGGATGGGATGGCCGACGGACGGATTCCGGGTTTTGGTTGTTCCGACTGCTTCTGTCCGACGCACCTCTTCCATTTCGGGGCTAATCCTCTCAAAAACCCTCTCTTCGCAAGATGGCTCACTGAGTATCGATTGGATAGATTGATAACCGGGGAGTAGATCCTATGAGTGTTTTCGATGACCACGCAAGATCTTACGACCAGTGGTATACAACCCCCCTCGGGAGACACGTCGACGAGGTCGAAACCCGGTGCGCTTTCGACCTCCTTAAACCACGAAAAGGCATGAAGGTCCTCGACGCCGGTTGCGGCACGGGCAACTTCAGTTTGAAGATGGCCAAGCTGGGTTGCGATGTGACCGGCGTCGACCTTTCCGAAAGAATGCTGATCCTGGCCGCAGAGAAGGCTAGGTCCGAGGGGATCAGGGCGGATTTCCTCGCCATGGACGTAAATGCCCTGGAGTTCACCGACGGAACTTTTGACGCCGTAATCTCCATGGCGGTACTGGAGTTCGTGGATAATCCCTTCGATGCCGCCGAGGAAATGTATCGAGTTCTCAAAAGGGGTGGGAAGTTGGTCATCGGGACCATAAACCGCCTCAGCGCGTGGGGGGAACTCTACACGGAGATCGGCCGGAAAGTCGGGAGCGTCTATCACCACGCGAAGTTCCTGGGCATGGAAGAAATGAGACAGTTCAAGCCCGGGAACTTGGTTTCATTATCGGAATGCCTGTTCACCAGGCCCGATACCAACGAGGAGGATATCCGGCCCGGAGAAGAACTTTTCCCGGCCGTGCCGGGAAAGGGGGGATTCCTTTGCGCAATGTGGAAGAAATGATCACCCGCCAGATTTCCTTTCTGGCCATGGCGGGCCTAAACTATAAAGGCGATGTCACGAGGGTCCTGTCGATGATCGAAAGAAGCGGGCTTGACTTCCAAAGGGGTGACATTTCGACCACCGTCAAGGGGAGCGGGGACCGCCTATGGGCCCTGGCGCGGGAGATCTTCGAAGATATGGATCCAGTCTGCTCTTTCATGTTAGACCTGAAGATCTCAAATACCTGCGGTTGCTCTTGATTCCGACTCCGTCCCGAGGGGCCACTCCGTTCTCAGTAAAGCGCAGACTTCCTTTGACTTTCCTGATTGAAGCCTGTGAAGGTAGACGGTGGGGGAATTATCCACTTTCTTCACCTGGGAGACGATTTCTTCACCGTAACGGGCGGGTGTCCGGAAAAGGGCTTCGACCTCGACCGGTCCGGATGGATCCAGCTCTTCTATCGGTATCGCCTCCAGAGCCCATTCAAAGTAGTGGGCGTTGTTGACATGGTGGTTGATATCCAGGTCATGAAGGCGAACATCGAAACGAACTTCCCCGTCCCCGTTTCCCATTTCGGGGATTTCTCTGAAGCCCGTGGGAAAATGTTTCGACCTGTTTTCCCCGTAGGTCTCTGGCATTGCCGAGCTCAACCTCACTGGGCGACCCCTCTTGAGATCCAGCACAACCCATGAAGATTCAGCAAAAATGGTCCCTTCCCCACGGACGTCCTCCATAGAGAAATTTCTTAACGAGTAGAGATCCCGTTCTGGACGATACCAGGTGCGAATTCTGAGATCTTCTCCTGGACCCGGCATCCTGGAGAAGGTCATCCGCATCCGGTGAAGAACCCAGGTATGCCCTCCGCGAAGCAGATCCCTGACCCCAAGCCCGAGGTGGTCGGCATGTTCGCCGGCAATATCCTGAAAGCGGTTCACGACGCTCACCACTCTCATCCTCCCGTGAGCGCCCACCTCGGAGTGCCCAACTTTAAAAACCAAACTGTATTCCAAAGCCCATCGCCCCTTTCCATCAGGGCTGATAATTACATGTAAATTCGAGAAGGGTGCTTTCCGAGACCGGGGAAACTCTCAGGAAAAGGGCACCTCCGATGCCTTGTAAACCCCCATGCCGGCGTCGCGGACCTTCTCAAGCACCGACCGGCCCAACTCCTCGAAACCGGGAACACTGCTCGACGTATCCTCAAGGAGGATCACCCTGCCCAGGACATCGGAGGCAAGGTTCTCAATGAGATCAGTGATGGTGTTAGCTATGCAGTGACTCAAAGCCTGTCCCGTTATGATCACCGCCTCCGCACAGGTAAGCTCTTCCAGCAGGCGCTGGTTCAGCGCCGTGCCAGGATCATCGGGATCCTCCACTTCGGCCTTCAACACCGAATAGTGCTCTGTCCAGAGGTTCATGCCCTTGAGGATAAAATTGGCCCTCCTACCCTCCCTCCGTTCCCACCGGTTGATACGGTTCATAACGCTCTCTACAATGCAGTGGCCCGACGAACCCAGGATACAATGCTCCGGCCAAATCGTATGGGTGTACCTGCCCGAGGTTTCCAGCTTATCCAGGTATTCAGCCGCTCTCTTCCGGGAAGCAGGATTCTTGGGTAGCCATTTCCCCGAAGCCAAGTCAATAGGGCTGATCTGGGTATAGGGTTCCGGCATGTTGCCCTCGGGGTCCCTCCAAAAGCACGGATGGGATATATCGTGTACGAAATGAGTGTCCATCGTCACGTGGAGGTTTCCGATGCTCCCCGAGCCGTCCAGCCTGTCTAGCAACGCACAAAGCCTTTCCGCATCCTCCCAAGCTCCGGGGACGAAGAGGGCACCACCCGGTTTGCAGAAATCGTTCTGGGCATCGATGATCAGTACTTCGTAAAGGGTCAACAGAACCACTCCTTTCAGGAACACTTTTCTTCGGCCATCCCATCAGGAAGACAAAGTCCATAAAAATTTTGCCACCTACCAATGGCTACGCGGATTCTCTAGTGATAAAGTCGCTTTTGTCTTTACGATTCGAACCTAACACTGCGCATGGGAGCCATGTTCACCGTGAGGGTGAAGACATCGGGCCGGGAATAGTGGCCGTCGGAATCCATCAGCAGGTGCCCCTCGGTCACGAAGTCGAGGTTGAGTGTGGCGTGGACGGTGCCTCGGGTGTCGAAGAGGGGTTCCACGAGACAGGTGGAGTCCGGCGCAATCACGGTGCTGCCCCCTCTTTGAAGCAACTCCCCAGGGTTCCCCATGGAAGAGAGCATCTCGCGGCAATCCGGCGTCGCGTCAGAAAGAGAGTCGTAACCCTCGAGCACATCGCCGACCGTCAGAACGGTCCCCGCAGCGAGCACAAAGCACTGCCCCTCGAAGGCATAATGCCGGCTGGCCACCAAATGAAGGTCCCTCACCCAGGGCCATTGGGCCACGTGGATGACTTCCTTCCTGGCGTGCATAGCCGCCCGGGCCAGGGGGAGCCAATGTTCCCAGCAGATGAGGCCTCCCAGGACACCGAAGTCGGCGTCGACCGAGACGAGGGTGCTCCCGTCGCCCATCCCCCAGAGCAGTCTTTCCGTATAGGTTGGTGTCAGTTTCCTATGGATCTTGTGATTGCCGTCAGGGGAGATAAAAAGCATCGAGTTGTAGAGGGTGCTTCCGACGAGTTCATGGGTTCCCATAACCATGTGGACCTTCGACTCGGCGACGGTGGCGGCAAGGGACTCGAACTGCTCCCCGGGGATTTCCAGGGAGTTCTCCACCAACCTGCGGTAGAGCCTCCTGGCAGCCTCGTGTCCCCAGAGGGTCGCCTTGGGGGCCGAATCTAACCATACAGGGTAACCTGGAAGCCAGGTCTCCGGAAAAGCCACGACCCTGGCACCGTCGCTGGCGGCTTTTCGGGTCAGGGCGCAGGCTTTATCCACGCTGGCTTCGAGGTTCAGGAACACAGGCGTCTCCTGGATGATAGCGACGTTCACTTCTTTTTTTCTTTCCAACATGTCAGCCTCCCGTCATTATCGCCGTTCTTCTTGCCCTGGCCCGGGCCAGGCGCCGGGCAACTTCCGTGGAGAGCAGTTCGAGGTCGATCTCCCTGTTAATCCTCTTCAGTTCCAACCGGTCGGCATCCCAGAGGCAGCCAGTGAGCATATCGTCAGAAACCTCCCCGTCGGCGTGACGGGCTATGGCTCGACACATCCGCTCGGCATCAAGATGAGGGTAGAATTTCTTCAGCAACCGTCGGGCAAGGATCGCCGAGTCGCGGGCATGGTCGTCGCCGGCCTTGTCATCCGTCCTGGCGCAATCGTGCAGGAAGCCCATTACGACGGCGGCCTCCACGTCCTCCCCGACCGCCGAGGCAAGCCGTCCCGAAAGGATCGATACCCTTCTCAAGTGGGAGATACCATGCAGAACCAGGCCTTCGCATGTGCAGAAAGGGGCCAGTTTAAATTCCGCGCGCTTCGCGGCCTCGAAGATCTCCTTTTTCTTCATCGTCCAAACCCTTCTTAGATTGTCGCCTCATCGTGATGCCGGGGAACCGCTTTCAGGTCCGCGACTCCGGATCTTATAAAAAATAGGGGAGGTGAAACACCGCTTACCGTGCCGCGATATATATAAGATCCCCGGGGCTTCCCGCCAGGAAGATCAAGGAATCTTCAGGAACGTAGACCTCTCCAGCATCCACGACGCTGTCGAAGATAGGGGGCGCCTCGGGTCCCCGGAACACGAGGATCCGGCTACCGTCGGTATGCCTGAAAGAAAGTATCGCCTCCGAGACCGCCCTCAACCATTTATTATCACCTTCAGGTCCTATGGCGACAAGGGTCGTACCCTCCTTCAACGAATTAGCCGCATCCTCCCCGGAAAACTCGGACTCCATGACCTTTGCCCTAACCTTTCCATCCTTTCTGAACAGCCCCAGGGAAGACTGGTCCCGAAAACCGGTCGCGGTCATCTCAGCAACGTCCGCGTTAACCACCCTTTTGGGACCCGAGAAGGTCACATACCTGGAGAGGTTTTGCGGAGCTGAAGACCTAACAAGAAGGGAATCGGTAAAAATTGTAAAGGGCGATGCGTTCCGGACCAGCCAGAGGGTTCCGTCCATCTCGACGGACATTTTCCGCGGGCTTTCTATCGCCTCGACCAGTTGAAAAGCCGGAATGTCGACGCCGTACCTTTCCGCTTCCGGCAACACGAGGAAAGTGCCCTCGTCGGAGAAGGCGAAGTAATACCGCCAGCCCGACTCGGGATCATGGAAAAACCCATCGTTATACACCAGGGAAAGGACCATCTCTGCCTCGACCGGGCTGACGGGATATACTTTCAGGCTACCCTTTCCCTTGTCGGGATCAAAGCGGTAAAAGCCCGTCGCGTTAGCAAAAAATCCTATGGATGGGGAGGTATCTCGCGCCATGGGCTCGGGCTGGACTGGTTTCCCGACGAGCTTTTCTCTGGGAACAGGCAACCCCCCGTCTACCATAAGCGCCTTCATAATCCCATAGGTGGCCTCTCCGGCCTTGCCGGTGCCCGAGTATATTACCGCTACGGCCATTTCTTCCGACGGGAGCAACTGGAGGTTCGTCGAGTAAAAGAGGGTGCCACCGCTCTTTCCATCTACGCGGAAACCCAACTTCAAGAAATCGGGGAGGTTTTGGTAATCCCATCCAAAAGCCTCAAAAAAGGCCTGCCCTTTAAGGGATGCGGCAAAGGGGGTGGGCTTGACTTTCAATATTTCCGCCAAAGAAAAAGGCGATAGTATTTGCCTTCCGCTGGACATGAAACTGTCGGCAAAACGGCACAGGTCCTCGACCGTCGAAGACAGACCACCTCACGGGGGTATTTCTTTCCGTCGGGATCATAAAACTCATCGACCCTGCCGCCACTCATACCAACGCTCTCACCGGTATGGTCCATTCCGAGGGGGCGAAATATCCTTTCCGTGAGAAAGTCAATATACTTTTGGCCCGAAACCCTTTCGATGAGCATCTCGGAAAGGGCAAAGCCGTCGTTGCAATATATTCCCATCGCTCCTGGATCGTGTTTTAACGCACTATCTTTCATGGTCTCCAGGAGGACTTCATGAAAATCCCGCTCAAACCTGTAGCAGAAATCGAAGGTAGTTCCTGGGAGTCCCGATGAATGGTTGAAGAGCATCCTCACCGTTATATCCCTGTGGCGCGCGCCTTTCATCCTGAATTCCGGCAAGTGCTTCACCACCAGGTCGTCCAGGTCAATCCTGCCTTCATCGACGAGGAACAGGACCGAAACGGCCGCGAACATCTTGCTGGTGGAACCGATGTTGAACCTGGTCTTTCCGTCGACGGGTCTTCCTTCCGCCCTGTCAGCGG
This genomic interval carries:
- a CDS encoding thioesterase, with amino-acid sequence MINLNDYLTPGFSHEFKVTVTSEESVGNFSPKLDQLLATSACVKAFIRAAIETTDKYLPEGYITVGQSIEISHEAPSYIGTTVNFKATLYSISGNKIYYELVAWDHMGTVATGKHTRAVVNWALLMDGARERAYLQDQGF
- a CDS encoding universal stress protein — encoded protein: MKRVVVAIDGSEVSKEVLDYALHYAEREKDAELLFLHVINWEDSREISVGGRVVSVPPPEEEVKGEFEKLVLDRIQASDASKPERMSINILFGNPYNEIVTFAEKMDASMIMIGHRGLSNLERFFLGSVAAKVVAHSPCSVYVHREKKKPGD
- a CDS encoding AzlD domain-containing protein; the protein is MIFYLLFGSLAVALLIIKGLFLCFVPDRKLPPFLERYFRYITPAVLAALIAPSVFYAGNPAGLEVSPKRLTAGLVAFIVALVTRNILITIVTGMVLLWGLSCLSI
- a CDS encoding branched-chain amino acid ABC transporter permease gives rise to the protein MAGAKREFLRGAKNAVPLFLGLVPFAVVVGVAAREAGLDAAQGTFFSLSMIAGTAQLAAVQLYGAGASAVIVLLTAMVVNLRYSMYSLSLRRVLEERSFIERLLAAFFLSDQSFVVTMTELETNPGNRSIPVFLLGSSLAVFVVWVAGIFLGFILGAIIPAGLSLDFVIPLAFMYLLIPHLGGRDRQVSVLAGIVASVVFVPRLPLQSGLLVAIFIGIGSGMAVGAFSRKTKNGQEWA
- the sfsA gene encoding DNA/RNA nuclease SfsA, with protein sequence MRGTTAGGSLNLLYRASARPIIEARFIARSNRFKVMAQTNREAVEAYLPNPGRLWELLLPGAKLFLEKSAQTEGRRTSYTIIAVETSHGPVMLHTHRTNDAAQWLLERGLIPGWGETRIVRREVTFGGSRFDFLLEGPEGLFPVEVKSCTLFGEKMAMFPDTPSERATRHITHLAEMGSHGPRTGLLILAHSLRPRYFLPNLHTDLDFAKAFLEARNAVDIKPVRVGWNKDLSLDAGVSLLEIPWPILERNATDRGGYILILELEQPTRLTIGKLGELDFEAGYYCYVGSAMKNLKARMDRHRRRRKNLHWHVDYLREASRFISCLPVRSAESVECDLARAVDGMADGRIPGFGCSDCFCPTHLFHFGANPLKNPLFARWLTEYRLDRLITGE
- a CDS encoding methyltransferase domain-containing protein; translation: MSVFDDHARSYDQWYTTPLGRHVDEVETRCAFDLLKPRKGMKVLDAGCGTGNFSLKMAKLGCDVTGVDLSERMLILAAEKARSEGIRADFLAMDVNALEFTDGTFDAVISMAVLEFVDNPFDAAEEMYRVLKRGGKLVIGTINRLSAWGELYTEIGRKVGSVYHHAKFLGMEEMRQFKPGNLVSLSECLFTRPDTNEEDIRPGEELFPAVPGKGGFLCAMWKK
- a CDS encoding carbon-nitrogen hydrolase family protein; protein product: MERKKEVNVAIIQETPVFLNLEASVDKACALTRKAASDGARVVAFPETWLPGYPVWLDSAPKATLWGHEAARRLYRRLVENSLEIPGEQFESLAATVAESKVHMVMGTHELVGSTLYNSMLFISPDGNHKIHRKLTPTYTERLLWGMGDGSTLVSVDADFGVLGGLICWEHWLPLARAAMHARKEVIHVAQWPWVRDLHLVASRHYAFEGQCFVLAAGTVLTVGDVLEGYDSLSDATPDCREMLSSMGNPGELLQRGGSTVIAPDSTCLVEPLFDTRGTVHATLNLDFVTEGHLLMDSDGHYSRPDVFTLTVNMAPMRSVRFES
- a CDS encoding HD domain-containing protein, whose amino-acid sequence is MKKKEIFEAAKRAEFKLAPFCTCEGLVLHGISHLRRVSILSGRLASAVGEDVEAAVVMGFLHDCARTDDKAGDDHARDSAILARRLLKKFYPHLDAERMCRAIARHADGEVSDDMLTGCLWDADRLELKRINREIDLELLSTEVARRLARARARRTAIMTGG
- a CDS encoding beta-lactamase family protein; this encodes MFFPRGYGPADRAEGRPVDGKTRFNIGSTSKMFAAVSVLFLVDEGRIDLDDLVVKHLPEFRMKGARHRDITVRMLFNHSSGLPGTTFDFCYRFERDFHEVLLETMKDSALKHDPGAMGIYCNDGFALSEMLIERVSGQKYIDFLTERIFRPLGMDHTGESVGMSGGRVDEFYDPDGKKYPREVVCLRRSRTCAVLPTVSCPAEGKYYRLFLWRKY